From Phocoena phocoena chromosome 16, mPhoPho1.1, whole genome shotgun sequence, a single genomic window includes:
- the MORN4 gene encoding MORN repeat-containing protein 4 translates to MTLTKGSFTYSSGEEYRGEWKEGRRHGFGQLMFADGGTYLGHFENGLFNGFGVLTFSDGSRYEGEFAQGKFNGVGVFIRHDNMTFEGEFKNGRVDGLGLLTFPDGSHGIPRNEGLFENNKLLRREKCSAVVQRAQSASKSARSLTA, encoded by the exons ATGACCCTGACAAAAGGTTCCTTCACCTACTCCAGTGGGGAGGAATATCGTGGCGAGTGGAAGGAGG GCCGCAGACATGGTTTTGGTCAACTGATGTTTGCAGATGGTGGCACCTACCTGGGCCATTTTGAGAATGGGCTCTTTAATGGCTTCGGGGTACTAACCTTCTCAGATGGCTCGAG GTATGAGGGGGAGTTTGCCCAGGGCAAGTTCAACGGCGTCGGAGTCTTCATTCGACATGACAACATGACCTTTGAGGGGGAATTTAAAAACGGCAGAGTGGATGGTTTGG GCCTGCTGACTTTCCCCGATGGTTCTCACGGAATACCCCGCAACGAAGGTCTGTTCGAGAACAACAAGCTTTTGCGGCGCGAGAAGTGCTCGGCGGTGGTTCAGCGGGCCCAGAGCGCCTCCAAATCAGCCCGGAGCCTCACCGCCTGA